AAGATTGAgttagagctcattcaagtcttgatcataattaaaaaatataattaaaataaaaaatataatataatatttttaaaatattaaattaataatatattataaataaaatataatattatttaaaaaatatatacttgacTAAGTTATGAGTAATCGAACAGAGTATTTTGCTATTGAAGtttgatttgaaaaattattcaagttactcaaatttgatttgggttTGAGGATACTCTGTTAAGCTTGGATCTAAGTTATGCTCAAATAGCGCATGAGTTGCTAGGCTCATTTACACCCTAAAGTTGACCTCTTTTTATTTATATCGGTAATAAACTTTTCTCATAACCTATTTTGGGATATTGTATGGTTTTGGGCTTTTGGATATAAATTTGGCCATCTTTCCGCCGTAGGCTTGCCAACTTTATGCTGAGTTTATCCGTTTCTGTTTTGCATCTCCTAGGAAATATTTTTAGACTAaagcaaaaataaaaactaaaaaagGAACGCTTCAGGTCATTCCGCTATCATCCTTTATTAAAGTATCTTTTGGAGGATACGCATGTGAATGAAAATTATTAGCTATGATTTATGAATcctattaaaaatataaagaaatccTTTAAAGACCCATATAATTTGAGTCTTAATTTCTCATAATAGGGGTTAATGATGTAATCCTCCAGCTGTAATCTTTATTTTTGTGTGCAATCGAAGAGAGATTTACTGGAGCTCTTTCTTGGATTACCTAAACATTGGTCAAaacaaatataatatgacatggtattataaatatatttatatattaatataatatccaTATTCTTTTTTGAAATATTGACTTGGTGGATTACCTACATGATAAACATTCCCAATCTACTTAATTTTATTAGAGAATGCACCATAGGCCTGAGCTGGAAAAGTTGAGGTCAAGTTTGGCTCTTCTTGCAGTAATGAAATCTAGTAGTGAGGTTGACAGGTTCATGCGGTCAAGTCCGAAACAAAACAAGAAAATGAGACGCATGGGGGAGTCATTTGCGTGGTGTATACGCTAGATAGTTAACAAGGCGAGGGACCTTACCACCTAGATCCCCAAAATCTATGATAAGCACTGACTTCGCAATTCACATGCAAAGAATTTTCTTGAACCACAAAATGCTTCCGGATTCCTAGGTTATTTGACCTCATTCAAACTCAGATCGGTTCAGGTTTGAATCTTGTGTCAGTGAGAGGAAAGTGTTGTTCAACAAACCCAGGTAGGAAACAAATTAAACAAGGATTATTGGATTGATTTTCCCATTCAACCTTCTACCACTTCTCGCCCAACCCTTGGTTCTACTACCATCCAAAGAGCCGTTCAGTTCATCATCTTTAGAGATCAATACTCATCCTTTGAGACAGGATTGCTAGAGAATATATAGGGATTACTTTAATTATAAGCATTCCAAGTGAAGCATATTTCTAGGAAAGCCAACGGTCCTGTAGATAGGATGTCATCACACTGCATCTAGACAACCGCAACTCATATTTCTTTTgagtttttgaatattttatttttttgattctcATGGATATCACCGATCCTATGTAAGGGGTCCACCATATACTTAACTAAAACTATAATAACAACAAACAAAACTAAAGAGAGCaagattattaaaatatttttttatttgttatgTACGATAAGTATGGTGAGGCAAGTGACTACAATAACAAAACCAAGACCATCAATGCCAATATATAATGTTACCTATTTATAATTTGTGATATTGAATAAATTAGCCAACCCATAAATAGTTCATGAACTCAATTATTTTCATTAATCTACATCTTTAACATATAAAATATGAGTTCTGAAATCTAAAAACTATTCCTCTTAGTATTTGCCTGTCATTTTTATCCCTAAAATAtcctttcattttttctagattaaCTATACAATCACCGCTACATAAATAGATAAATGACATTGAAACATCAGTTTACACAAATAAACAAATTTCACCAAATCGCAATCGTAGCaataaataataagaaagaaATCTCAGATGCCaatgaaataagaaaaaattgaaaaaaccaGTTATAAATAAGAAAttgtgataaaaaaagaaaaataataaataccaactatgaatacataaaaaatataataaaggaATTGTTTTTTGGTGgcttcatatataaaaaaaaaatcatttctctTTGTTATTCTCTCAGCAATAAATgaatacataaaaatttaaattcatctTGCTAACACAATATGATAAAATTTCATAAgcattttatgaataaaatatataatgaaGCATTTCCTTTTTTGGTGActtcatataataaaaatatataataaaaattttatgacaaAAACCTTTCCTCTTTGTCATTCCTCACCAATGTTTAATAAGACTAGActgttaaatataaaaatttaaaatcatcttctgagaaaatagagaaaatatttaaaaaaactatgagtaaataaatcaaaaaattagaaattaccagctatatatagataaaaaaatattttattaatatttgtgGGATTAGATGAATGTAGAAAGGTAcaaataatctgaaaataaattagaaaattcAGTTatctttaatattaatttttaaaattatttatgccataatttaaaattttatgttatttttctcAAATGTGCATTTCACATGCTTAGAAGCTAGCATAGACAATAATTTGGAGATTCATTTGTCCTAAAAAACACTGGGAATGTTTCTAAATTTCTAGAATAACTCGAGGAAAAATATTAATCATAACTTTAGCATTGTGTTGCTTGAGTCATATTTAGAATGCATTTATTTCATTTACTTAATTGTAGCTTCCAATAAGCTTAATCCTTAATCAAGGTAATTGTGTTTGTTGTAGATAACTTTGGATtataaatttttcattcaaatttgCTGAAGTGTTGTGCAAGGCATAAGATTGTTAATAGGAAAGCCTCACATTCAGCCTCCTCAACCAAATGGAATGCAACACCATGTGGATCACATCAAATCTCTTTGCCGGACGGTTCAGTACAAAGTGTCGTTGCACCtgcagcaccctgctctgcaatATCCTATACCTTCTCTCTGAAATCCCTTTGAGTAGGGTCTTAATCTCTGGTATTTTCTCCACTGGTATCTGAACTGAGAACTTGCTCCAATCTAGCACATCACCAAAAGGAGGGGGGTAGTTCACAGAGATGATCACAGGGACACATCCCATAAATATGGACTCCACAATTCTCGGGCTTGCAACCTCATACCCACTTGGACACAAGCAAAACTTGGTTTTGCGCATCAATTCAGCGTAGTTTAGACCTTTTGGCAGGTATTCATACGCAAGAATCTCGTGATCTTTTCCTTTCCAATGATGTAGTAGGATCTCTCTAATGTAACCATGCGAACCGCCTGAGAAGAATGCAAGGATTGTTCGTTCAGCCAGGGAACGATGTCTGACTGGTTGCGAAAGCAGTCCATCAGGAAGGTGCACTTCAGGCAGTGTCACATCCTTTCCAAGCTTGAAACCTTCTGATGTGTTAGCATTGCAAATTACTCTGATTGAGTTCCTATAGAGTTGAAGGTTGGCATCTGAAAGGTGTGGAGCCTAAAAGGTACATTCACAAAGGAGTGTTAGTCATCTAAATTTGTGTAGGAGTTTCAATCAACTTATTAGTGAAACTGCATCATGTATTAATCGTAACTTATAGAGCATTAATTTATAATCAAAGAATAGAAAAGATGATTATTTTGTATCAAAAAAAGATGATAATTATCAATGAATAtccatttatttatataataaattgtgATTACCAAACATCATTAATTTATAATCCAATAATATGAGATAAATGATGAATTACATGTGGATAATTCAGGTGAATGTTTCAGTAATTCATGAATAATTGGACCAGGAATAATAAGAGTTTTCAACCGCTttcaccaagaaaaaaaaaaagaaaagaaagaaagcaagaaagaagaagaagaagaagaagaagaagaaaaagaagaagagaaacagCCAGGATTTGTAAGCAAAGTCATTTGAAGGGCtctcacataaaaaaaaaaaaagcactaaCCCAGTCATGACAAGACACCATGAAATGATCAACTCCAAGGCTTCGGTTCCAGTAGGGGTACTTCTCTGAGATGACGCCTATGTAGTCCGCAATCAATCTCTTCAGGGGCTTCCAGTAATCACTAACGTTAGGCTTGTAGACATACTGAACAATGTTCACCACGCTGAAGGGGAGGAAGAACACATGGGCTTCATCAGGATGGTGAGCCCTGAAGGGGTTTTTCTCATCTTCTATCTCACTAATGAAGTGGCCTTCAATGGCATAGATGCTGGCACCTGGTCCCTCATGGATTATGGGGGGCTCTCCTTCCTTGTACGTCCACACCTTGAATCTCTTCTCCATCTCAATGTAGCTCCTAAATTGCATCAATGTGGACAGAGAATTGAGTTAAGCTTTATATAGCAATGGAGGATTTTGATAGCTAATGATGATGACAGCAATCGGTGAAAGTTCAGGCAAGTTCTGCTAATTTCAAGGGGAAGTTATGATATTTGTGATTAAACAAACCAAGAATTTTGTGATCATGGGTTAGAAAATGAGCATTGTTCCTCTACGGTGCACTGCAGAGTGCTATATGATGCTTGATAGCTACcatatcatccaatcaataagcTGGATGGCTATCAATGTGCCATGCATGATATATTGCTGTTGATGGCCGTCCGTGTCCTGATGGTGGCTATTTAGTACTGTACAGTACTCTACAGTGTAAAATGCGCACTACACTGTAGAGGATCTTGGGTTCAGAAAAGTTCATAGATTTGAAAGCTATCAACCAGAGTCTGAAATTACATTTAAGCAACGATGGTGAGAAGAGCCTCTTTTACTGGGCCCTGCTAGAAGAACTGATGTGCAGAATTTGAATGTTCTAGAACATTGGAGTAGGCTCGATAAATGAGTAGGCTGTTCTTTTTAACAAGAGATTAGTGGTTAAAATTCTTCATAGGGCATAAGAATAGATGCTTTAATAGAATTATATCAATATCCCATAAAACTGTACAAAGACAAGCTTTTGTTTTGGGCAATGCCCAATCCGCACCAAAACACATGCATAATGAGCAGTGCAAGACAAATTTCCTTGTCATCCTACTTCTGTAACTACAAAACATTCCAACTTTCTGCTGATAAAGAAAATATTATCCAGGAAATCCAACCAAGACTATTAGTTAGCATGGTGGATTGCTCTTAACTGATGAAAGGCATAGGCATTGCGATATACGGCACCCCTCGGGATGAATTTCTCCACTTTTTCCGAAGAATAATTACGTGCAATGGCTGCATGCCGAATGGCGTTGCGAGCCCTTGCCAGACCTTCTTCTATAATCCCCACTTTGACCTGCCATACAAACCATACCAAATGACTCAACTAAACTCCAGCTGCTATCTTCGATGAAGTAAACCTATATATGCTTCTATAATATAAAGACAACAGTCTGACTCTTCTACTTACTCTTTTAGAAAGCTTAGCGGTGTCATTTAGAGAAGCTTGGAGATCCCCATGGCCTGGCGGTGAATTGGAAGTAAAGTGTGAGAAGAAGGGAGGCTCACGGCCGTTGCTTAAGCTCAAGAGAAAGCTTTGGAAACCATAGAAGTGGCGGTGATTGAAGATGGCCAAggaaaggaggaagaggaggagcggCATGAAGGAGGAATTCCAACTCAAGTTAGCCATTGTGGTCAATTGGTTGTTAACAATGTTTTGTGCCGAAGTTAAGCAACCATGCTACCATTTATGGAGCCCAAACTTTGAGTTCGGATCCTGTCTGCCGAAAAAGGTCTCGTCTTTTCAACAAGCTCACGTGCATGGAGTCAAGATGCAGCGAAATGTAGGAAGTAGATGATGCTTGCTTTGTAATAAATCACGGGGATGATGAGGAGATGACTTTTTACAACTTGGCGTATACGGAAGAGAACTTATTGACCTTTTTTTTAACTTCCATATAACGAGGGAGATGAGAAGAAGGCTAACTCCAGCTGGACTTGCAATCCCCAGGCCAGGAGGAAATTGGGGCTCTCACATGCTATGGTGTCACAGTTTTCAATAGCAGGTACATAGGGATCTCAGCTCACCTTGGTTCCCATTTTATATGTGTCCACCATGCGTGGGTTTTGTGTTTGCTTGTGATTACAGCATTTGATTGGGTGATTAAAAATGGATAACTTTTACAATGATTGACATGCATGTTACTGTCATTAATTTTCAGTTGGATGAGACCCCTATGTGTAGGTGGCTGAAGCCTTGTTGGGGTGAATATGTATAAGGCCTCTCCAAAACCGAAACAGGTTGACGTATTAATGTATTTACTGTTCTGGCTCTAATTAATGCATTTGTAGGAATTAGGTCCtcaaaatacatatatatatatatattcatatgcaTGTACCAGCTTTTGATTCTTTGATTAGAATTCAATGATAGGTTATCTAAATTGGAGTTATATATAGTTGATCACGGCCTATACCTATACCGCTTAAAATGTATGGAAAGCGAGAATTATATACTTTAGTGGTCTCCTACTCAAAATAATCTTACCTAATTTCAAATATGTAACTCCCTAA
Above is a genomic segment from Elaeis guineensis isolate ETL-2024a chromosome 1, EG11, whole genome shotgun sequence containing:
- the LOC105032672 gene encoding probable glycosyltransferase At5g20260, producing MANLSWNSSFMPLLLFLLSLAIFNHRHFYGFQSFLLSLSNGREPPFFSHFTSNSPPGHGDLQASLNDTAKLSKRVKVGIIEEGLARARNAIRHAAIARNYSSEKVEKFIPRGAVYRNAYAFHQSYIEMEKRFKVWTYKEGEPPIIHEGPGASIYAIEGHFISEIEDEKNPFRAHHPDEAHVFFLPFSVVNIVQYVYKPNVSDYWKPLKRLIADYIGVISEKYPYWNRSLGVDHFMVSCHDWAPHLSDANLQLYRNSIRVICNANTSEGFKLGKDVTLPEVHLPDGLLSQPVRHRSLAERTILAFFSGGSHGYIREILLHHWKGKDHEILAYEYLPKGLNYAELMRKTKFCLCPSGYEVASPRIVESIFMGCVPVIISVNYPPPFGDVLDWSKFSVQIPVEKIPEIKTLLKGISERRYRILQSRVLQVQRHFVLNRPAKRFDVIHMVLHSIWLRRLNVRLSY